One genomic region from Populus nigra chromosome 8, ddPopNigr1.1, whole genome shotgun sequence encodes:
- the LOC133701269 gene encoding protein TIFY 10b-like — translation MANMAQKSGRPQDQISNFAQKCNLLSQYLKERGSFGDISLGINGKAEIKGLETPSSPATTLNLLNNMEISSDQITSRQNAMASANMMKFMDFFPQFVGSGPPNSTDDAINKADHLRKSSPMDPETAQMTIFYAGKVSVFNDFPADMAKEIMALAAKGSSISTDGCPSSAPAIRKVSSTNSVAALDSNKGQERLQLQSQANASDVPHARRASLHRFFSKRKDRVAARAPYQINNPTPDHPGPPRSEEDSNPFFALDEGQSSKQLELKL, via the exons ATGGCGAATATGGCACAGAAATCTGGCAGGCCTCAGGACCAGATATCAAACTTTGCCCAAAAATGCAATCTTTTGAGCCAGTACTTGAAGGAGAGAGGGAGTTTTGGAGACATTAGCCTTGGAATAAATGGAAAGGCAGAAATTAAAG GCCTTGAGACACCTAGTTCACCGGCAACAACATTGAATCTACTCAACAACATGGAAATCTCTTCTGATCAGATCACTTCAAGGCAAAACGCTATGGCATCTGCAAACATGATGAAATTCATGGATTTCTTTCCTCAGTTTGTGGGTTCCGGTCCTCCAAATTCTACTGATGACGCTATTAACAAGGCTGATCACTTGAG GAAATCGTCTCCAATGGATCCTGAAACCGCCCAAATGACTATATTTTACGCTGGGAAAGTGAGTGTTTTTAATGACTTTCCGGCCGATATGGCCAAGGAGATCATGGCTTTGGCTGCCAAGGGAAGCTCTATTAGCACAGATGGGTGTCCCAGCTCTGCTCCTGCAATAAGAAAAGTCAGCTCCACCAATTCTGTTGCTGCGCTTGATTCCAATAAAGGCCAAGAAAGACTGCAATTACAATCTCAAGCTAATGCTTCAG ATGTGCCCCATGCTAGAAGAGCTTCACTTCATCGGTTCTTTTCCAAGAGGAAAGACAG GGTTGCAGCAAGAGCTCCGTATCAGATAAACAACCCAACTCCGGATCATCCTGGGCCTCCCAGATCTGAAGAAGACAGCAACCCGTTTTTTGCCCTAGACGAAGGCCAATCATCGAAACAGCTCGAGCTTAAATTGTAG